The segment AATTTCTCCGGCGCGGGCTTTTTTATAAAGTCCTTTTACGTCCCGTTCTTCACAGACGTTTAAAGGTGCATTGACAAAAACTTCGACAAAATTGCCAATTGTCCCGCGAACCTCATCCCGAATGTCTCGATAGGGAGAAATGGCGGAAACGAGTACAATGACTCCGTTGCGGGTGAGTAAGTTAGCAACAAAACCGATACGACGGATATTGGTATCACGATCTTCTTTGGAAAACCCTAGTCCTTTGGTCAGGTTGGTTCGTACAATATCTCCATCGAGAACTTCTAGTGCATAGCCAGCTTCTCGCAGTTTTTGTTCTAAAGCATGGGTAATGGTTGTTTTTCCTGCACCACTGAGTCCTGTTAACCAGATAGTTACGCCTTGCTGCTTCATGCTGATGTTTGTTTCCTAAATAGGTTTTTTTACAATTATTATTTAGAGAGTACCTTGAATGGTGAAGATCAGGCAAGCCTTTTGAGATCTTTGTGAACTGGTTCTCATGGGGTGACAAGCAAGCGACGAATGTGGATGGGGTGTCGGGTGTAGGGGGTGGGGAAAAATTAGAACACAACCGGCCAATTTTGTGCCAACAAAAGCTTATTGATTCTAACTAATGTTATTTAACGTCGAGGGAAGTTTGAGTATTCGATTAGATTTTCACGACACCTCACACTGAGGTTATTTCTGCTTTTTTTTAAAGGTTGATTGGATTAATTTCTTATTATTTTGATTGTCTTTCAAAATAACAATTGTTATCATAAGAATTAGCCCTAATAAGATGATTATAGCTAGCAAATATATGGGTAAAGATTTACTGAAAATTATTAGAATACTAAAGGTAATTAAAAAACTGATATTGTAAACGACCAAAGGATTTAAGAAAACTAATTTATAGGTTTTTACTTTAGTTTTTTTGGGAGTATTAACTGGTTCATATATCGGTGATTTTATCGGAAATACTTCGCTTTTTTGACTACGTTCTTGTTCAGAAATAAAGCCTTCTAGTAATTCTTTAACATTGATTTGTGCTTTTAATCCTACTGGAACAAAATGCGTGATTTCCATCTGTTCTAAATCTAATAAATATTGATAGTCTACGACAATTTCAGAATGGTTAGGAATGACAATCTTTTCAGTGACTTCAATGCCTGGAACATTTTGATGAATTTGTTGGAAGTCTATGCGAATTGCTTTTAGTAAATCTCGGCGAGTTTCTTCGAGTCCACTCACCCAAATAAAGATTTTATTAGAGTAGCGATCGGCTTTAATTAATGCTAGGTTATCTTCATCTTTGAGAACTACTCCATTGCGCCAGTATAAATTATTATAAATCAACTGACTCATGCGGACAATAAAGCGAGAGAGAATACTACTCGGTAAGACACTATAATGATATTCAAAAGCTAATCCTTTTTCCCATTGATTAAGGTTTTCTGGTTCTTCTTTTGGTAATAAATCTGCAATTAAAAATTCTGGTTCTCCGGCTTTTTCTAATTGAAAACAAAGTTCAAATTTACGCATCATTTCTAAGATGAACATATGTTTATGTCTGGGATATTTAGCATCATCTAAAATTCTCTCTAGCATTCCTGGTATCAAAATGCCTTTATAATGATTTTCTAAGGCTTTATCATCGAGAATTTTATAAACCCCATTTGTTACCCACAAAGGATTAAGGATATTAGTATCCTTGAGTCTGGGATCATCTTGAAAGTTTAAAGCAACTCCTAAATTATGAAGGAAACTAATTAACGCTTTTTGTTCTTCTTGAGTTATGATATCATACTGTTTACACATTTCTTGATATTCTTCGTAACTGATGTAATCCCAATTTTGCTCTTTTTTCTTTTCTAATTCAGCTTTAATAATGAGCCAATTTCGAGGTAATTCATCATAAATATGACTTAGTTGAGACACTTCATAGGCAATTGTTTCTTGCAATTCATCCATCCCGTATCCCGTTTTACAAGAGGTTTCAACAAAGGCCTTAATGTTAGGATATTTATTTCTTAACCCCCGACGATCTAAATCTAAAAAATGCTCATCAATGCGGTTAATGACAATAATAATAGGAGAAGAGTTACCATAACTTTGAATAATTTGCAACCAGTATTCCAGTTGATTATCTCTTTCATCTAAACGAGAATTTAAAACCAATAAATATAAACTTCTTTGCGTCAGAAAAAACTGATGTGTTGCATGATAAATTTCCTGTCCGCCAAAATCCCAAACGTTCAGTTTTACATCTTGATTATTGTTAATATTAAGATACCAAGATTTGATGTTAATACCGTGAGTTTTAGGTTGTTGAATATCAAATTGTCCATAAATTAATCTCCTAATTAGAGAGGTTTTGCCAACAGCACCTTGTCCCACTAACAAAATTTTTGCTTCGTTTAAATGTTGTTTTTCATGATTTAATTGTTGCTTTTCATAAAAATCTATGATTTTATTAGGATCATTTTTACTCCAAATAATTTCTGGAGGAATAGAAAGTAAATTCTCTTTAAGATCAAGTATTGTTAGCTGCCCAAAACGAACTAATTGAATAATTCCTGTTGGTAATATTTTGAGTTTATTATAGCCAAGATATAGGGTAGTCAGTTTTCTAAGTTTTTCAATTTCAGAGGGAATATTGTCTAAATAATTGTGGCTGAGACGCAGATCAATAAGTTGGCTAAGCTCTCCAATTTGAGACGGAAGATAATATAGGTTATTATAGATTAAATTTAATGTATTGAGATTTTTTAGTTGTCCAATTTCTCGAGGTAACTTTTCAATTTTATTATGACTCAAATTCAATAAATCAAGGTTAGATAATTCACCAAGTTCACCTGGCAAAATGGTTAATTGATTATAACTAGCATTGAGTTCAATCAGACTTTCAACTTCACTTATTTGTGGGGGTAAGTTAGTTAATTGATTATAACTAATATTAAGTTTAGAAAGTTGCTTAAGATCTCTTATTTCTGGATTTAAACTTTCTAGCTTGTTTGATTTAAGATCTAACCAGCTTAACTTTTTTAAGTTACCAAATTCTTCTGGCAATAGAGTTAATTGATTATTGCTTAAAGAGAGTCTCTCTAAATTAATTAGACGACCAAATTCTGTGGGTAAACTGTTTAGTTGATTGTTCGCTAAATACAGTTCAGTTAATCCGATAAGATTGCCAAATTCTTGAGGCAAATGACTTAATTTATTTTCGGTTAGACTGAGACGGTGTAGGGTTGAAAGATTGCCAATTTCTGGTGGTAATTCTTCTAAGTAATTAGTTGTTAAAAATAGCGCATTTAGACTTTGTAATGTTCCGATTTCTGGCGGAAGAGTTTTAAGCTTATTGTTTCTTAGATCTAAAAATTTTAGATGATTTTTAAGTTGTCCAATTTCTGGCGGTAAGCTCGTTAATCGCTTAAAGGTTAGATCGAGAGTTTCTACTTTGTTTCTCGCCGCTTCTTCAATTAATTTGATAATTTCTGTATCTGTATTAACCACGAGAACTCCTAAACAGTTGGAGAACAATCTTTTGATTGAAACTTAGCTCTTGATAGTCTTTTGATTTTAATCTAAATTTTGAGAAACATACAAGAGTAATTACTCGCAAGGGTACTATTCTTAAGCTTTACTTAACCTATTTCCTAATTCAACAAAAATTTTTTGATCGCCGTAGCCACTCCATCTTCTTCTACGCTAGGAGCTATCCATTGAGCCATCTGTTGAATCGGTTCTGGTGCATTGCCCATCGCGACACCTAACCCAACATATTCTAACATTTCAGCGTCATTAAAATTATCACCAATGGCCATTACCTGACTTGCCTCAAATCCTAGCAACTCTTCGGCTAAAAAACGAGTGGCATAACCCTTACTTGCTTGAGGATGGGTGACTTCAAAATAGCTAGGAGTAGATTGGGTAAGATGGAGTTGATCGCGTCGATACTGTTGTTGTAATTCTGATAATAATTGATT is part of the Rippkaea orientalis PCC 8801 genome and harbors:
- a CDS encoding COR domain-containing protein — its product is MVNTDTEIIKLIEEAARNKVETLDLTFKRLTSLPPEIGQLKNHLKFLDLRNNKLKTLPPEIGTLQSLNALFLTTNYLEELPPEIGNLSTLHRLSLTENKLSHLPQEFGNLIGLTELYLANNQLNSLPTEFGRLINLERLSLSNNQLTLLPEEFGNLKKLSWLDLKSNKLESLNPEIRDLKQLSKLNISYNQLTNLPPQISEVESLIELNASYNQLTILPGELGELSNLDLLNLSHNKIEKLPREIGQLKNLNTLNLIYNNLYYLPSQIGELSQLIDLRLSHNYLDNIPSEIEKLRKLTTLYLGYNKLKILPTGIIQLVRFGQLTILDLKENLLSIPPEIIWSKNDPNKIIDFYEKQQLNHEKQHLNEAKILLVGQGAVGKTSLIRRLIYGQFDIQQPKTHGINIKSWYLNINNNQDVKLNVWDFGGQEIYHATHQFFLTQRSLYLLVLNSRLDERDNQLEYWLQIIQSYGNSSPIIIVINRIDEHFLDLDRRGLRNKYPNIKAFVETSCKTGYGMDELQETIAYEVSQLSHIYDELPRNWLIIKAELEKKKEQNWDYISYEEYQEMCKQYDIITQEEQKALISFLHNLGVALNFQDDPRLKDTNILNPLWVTNGVYKILDDKALENHYKGILIPGMLERILDDAKYPRHKHMFILEMMRKFELCFQLEKAGEPEFLIADLLPKEEPENLNQWEKGLAFEYHYSVLPSSILSRFIVRMSQLIYNNLYWRNGVVLKDEDNLALIKADRYSNKIFIWVSGLEETRRDLLKAIRIDFQQIHQNVPGIEVTEKIVIPNHSEIVVDYQYLLDLEQMEITHFVPVGLKAQINVKELLEGFISEQERSQKSEVFPIKSPIYEPVNTPKKTKVKTYKLVFLNPLVVYNISFLITFSILIIFSKSLPIYLLAIIILLGLILMITIVILKDNQNNKKLIQSTFKKKQK
- the cysC gene encoding adenylyl-sulfate kinase encodes the protein MKQQGVTIWLTGLSGAGKTTITHALEQKLREAGYALEVLDGDIVRTNLTKGLGFSKEDRDTNIRRIGFVANLLTRNGVIVLVSAISPYRDIRDEVRGTIGNFVEVFVNAPLNVCEERDVKGLYKKARAGEIKSFTGIDDPYEPPLNPEIECRTDLETLEESVTKIWQKLEELGYLAKPVAI